A window from Physeter macrocephalus isolate SW-GA chromosome 11, ASM283717v5, whole genome shotgun sequence encodes these proteins:
- the BEGAIN gene encoding brain-enriched guanylate kinase-associated protein isoform X4 encodes MALQRINQELEDKLYRMGQHYEEEKRALSHEIVALNSHLLEAKVTIDKLSEDNEHVSLHMEKQGCSLPSALCRPAYADSVPACVLAKVLEKPDPGSLSSHLSDASARDLAFRDRLEKPGPRPPYKGDIYCSDTALYCPEERRRDRRPSADGPVTDVGFLRAQHSTDSAAEEEEEPEAAAYPAGYRHEAFGGYAASLPTSSSYSSFSATSEEKERAQASTLTASQQAVYLNSRDELFGRTPPAAYGSSPRYASAAAAAAAPLEAEAAPGFARTVSPYPAEPYRFPVSPGPQPALMPPNLWNLRAKPGSARLAAEDARGQWRPLSVEDIGAYPFPAAAAAAAPGRASPGGFDDRYFGAGGGPGEKAEGRASPLYASYKADSFSEGDDLSQGHLAEPRYLRAAGDLSLSPGRSAEPLPGYAASEGERERLGVQLCGAGGSPEPEPSPRSSRGSLEPSSMEASPEMHPGARLSPQPAFPRTGGSGLSRKDSLTKAQLYGTLLN; translated from the exons ATGGCGCTGCAAAGGATCAACCAGGAGCTGGAGGACAAGCTGTACCGCATG GGCCAGCACTATGAGGAAGAGAAACGAGCGCTGAGCCACGAGATCGTCGCCCTCAACAGCCACCTGCTGGAGGCCAAGGTGACCATCGACAAGCTCTCGGAGGACAAC GAGCACGTGAGCCTGCACATGGAGAAGCAGGGCTGCAGCCTGCCCTCCGCGCTCTGCCGCCCGGCCTACGCCGACAGCGTCCCCGCCTGCGTCCTCGCCAAGGTGCTGGAGAAGCCGGACCCCGGCAGCCTGTCCTCGCACCTGTCGGATGCCTCAGCCCGCGACCTGGCCTTCCGCGACAGGCTGGAAAAGCCGGGCCCCCGGCCCCCCTACAAGGGGGACATCTACTGCAGCGACACGGCCCTCTACTGCCCCGAGGAGCGGCGCCGTGACCGGCGGCCCAGCGCGGACGGGCCCGTGACCGACGTGGGCTTCCTGCGGGCCCAGCATTCCACTGACAGCGcggccgaggaggaggaggagcccgaGGCGGCGGCCTACCCCGCGGGCTACCGGCACGAGGCCTTCGGGGGCTACGCGGCCTCGCTGCCCACGTCCAGCTCCTACTCGAGCTTCAGCGCCACGTCGGAGGAGAAGGAGCGCGCCCAGGCCAGCACGCTCACCGCCTCGCAGCAGGCCGTCTACCTGAACAGCCGCGACGAGCTCTTCGGCCGCACGCCGCCCGCGGCCTACGGGAGCAGCCCGCGCTACGCCTCGGCCGCGGCTGCAGCGGCTGCGCCGCTCGAGGCCGAGGCGGCCCCGGGGTTCGCGAGGACTGTGTCGCCGTACCCCGCCGAGCCCTACCGCTTCCCGGtctcccccggcccccagcccgcCCTGATGCCCCCCAACCTGTGGAACCTGCGGGCCAAGCCGGGGTCGGCCCGGCTGGCCGCGGAGGACGCGCGCGGCCAGTGGCGGCCGCTGAGCGTGGAGGACATCGGCGCCTACCCCTTCccggccgcggccgccgccgccgcccccggccGCGCCTCGCCCGGCGGCTTCGACGACCGCTACTTCGGGGCCGGAGGCGGCCCGGGCGAGAAGGCCGAGGGCCGCGCCAGCCCCCTCTACGCCAGCTACAAGGCTGACAGCTTCTCGGAGGGCGATGACCTCTCCCAGGGCCACCTGGCCGAGCCCCGCTACCTCCGGGCGGCCGGTGACCTGAGCCTCAGCCCCGGCCGCTCGGCTGAGCCCCTGCCCGGCTACGCGGCCAGCGAGGGGGAGCGGGAGAGGCTCGGGGTGCAGCTCTGTGGGGCGGGCGGCAGCCCCGAGCCCGAGCCCAGCCCCCGGAGCTCCAGGGGTTCCCTGGAGCCCAGCTCCATGGAGGCCTCCCCGGAGATGCACCCCGGCGCccgcctcagcccccagcccgcCTTCCCTCGGACTGGCGGCTCGGGGCTCAGCCGCAAGGACAGCCTCACAAAAGCCCAGCTCTACGGGACCCTGCTCAACTGA
- the BEGAIN gene encoding brain-enriched guanylate kinase-associated protein isoform X2, translating into MALQRINQELEDKLYRMGQHYEEEKRALSHEIVALNSHLLEAKVTIDKLSEDNELYRKDCNLAAQLLQCSQTYGRGHKVSEEHVSLHMEKQGCSLPSALCRPAYADSVPACVLAKVLEKPDPGSLSSHLSDASARDLAFRDRLEKPGPRPPYKGDIYCSDTALYCPEERRRDRRPSADGPVTDVGFLRAQHSTDSAAEEEEEPEAAAYPAGYRHEAFGGYAASLPTSSSYSSFSATSEEKERAQASTLTASQQAVYLNSRDELFGRTPPAAYGSSPRYASAAAAAAAPLEAEAAPGFARTVSPYPAEPYRFPVSPGPQPALMPPNLWNLRAKPGSARLAAEDARGQWRPLSVEDIGAYPFPAAAAAAAPGRASPGGFDDRYFGAGGGPGEKAEGRASPLYASYKADSFSEGDDLSQGHLAEPRYLRAAGDLSLSPGRSAEPLPGYAASEGERERLGVQLCGAGGSPEPEPSPRSSRGSLEPSSMEASPEMHPGARLSPQPAFPRTGGSGLSRKDSLTKAQLYGTLLN; encoded by the exons ATGGCGCTGCAAAGGATCAACCAGGAGCTGGAGGACAAGCTGTACCGCATG GGCCAGCACTATGAGGAAGAGAAACGAGCGCTGAGCCACGAGATCGTCGCCCTCAACAGCCACCTGCTGGAGGCCAAGGTGACCATCGACAAGCTCTCGGAGGACAAC gAGCTCTATAGGAAGGACTGCAATCTAGCGGCCCAGCTGCTGCAGTGCAGCCAGACCTACGGCAGGGGCCATAAGGTGTCCGAG GAGCACGTGAGCCTGCACATGGAGAAGCAGGGCTGCAGCCTGCCCTCCGCGCTCTGCCGCCCGGCCTACGCCGACAGCGTCCCCGCCTGCGTCCTCGCCAAGGTGCTGGAGAAGCCGGACCCCGGCAGCCTGTCCTCGCACCTGTCGGATGCCTCAGCCCGCGACCTGGCCTTCCGCGACAGGCTGGAAAAGCCGGGCCCCCGGCCCCCCTACAAGGGGGACATCTACTGCAGCGACACGGCCCTCTACTGCCCCGAGGAGCGGCGCCGTGACCGGCGGCCCAGCGCGGACGGGCCCGTGACCGACGTGGGCTTCCTGCGGGCCCAGCATTCCACTGACAGCGcggccgaggaggaggaggagcccgaGGCGGCGGCCTACCCCGCGGGCTACCGGCACGAGGCCTTCGGGGGCTACGCGGCCTCGCTGCCCACGTCCAGCTCCTACTCGAGCTTCAGCGCCACGTCGGAGGAGAAGGAGCGCGCCCAGGCCAGCACGCTCACCGCCTCGCAGCAGGCCGTCTACCTGAACAGCCGCGACGAGCTCTTCGGCCGCACGCCGCCCGCGGCCTACGGGAGCAGCCCGCGCTACGCCTCGGCCGCGGCTGCAGCGGCTGCGCCGCTCGAGGCCGAGGCGGCCCCGGGGTTCGCGAGGACTGTGTCGCCGTACCCCGCCGAGCCCTACCGCTTCCCGGtctcccccggcccccagcccgcCCTGATGCCCCCCAACCTGTGGAACCTGCGGGCCAAGCCGGGGTCGGCCCGGCTGGCCGCGGAGGACGCGCGCGGCCAGTGGCGGCCGCTGAGCGTGGAGGACATCGGCGCCTACCCCTTCccggccgcggccgccgccgccgcccccggccGCGCCTCGCCCGGCGGCTTCGACGACCGCTACTTCGGGGCCGGAGGCGGCCCGGGCGAGAAGGCCGAGGGCCGCGCCAGCCCCCTCTACGCCAGCTACAAGGCTGACAGCTTCTCGGAGGGCGATGACCTCTCCCAGGGCCACCTGGCCGAGCCCCGCTACCTCCGGGCGGCCGGTGACCTGAGCCTCAGCCCCGGCCGCTCGGCTGAGCCCCTGCCCGGCTACGCGGCCAGCGAGGGGGAGCGGGAGAGGCTCGGGGTGCAGCTCTGTGGGGCGGGCGGCAGCCCCGAGCCCGAGCCCAGCCCCCGGAGCTCCAGGGGTTCCCTGGAGCCCAGCTCCATGGAGGCCTCCCCGGAGATGCACCCCGGCGCccgcctcagcccccagcccgcCTTCCCTCGGACTGGCGGCTCGGGGCTCAGCCGCAAGGACAGCCTCACAAAAGCCCAGCTCTACGGGACCCTGCTCAACTGA
- the BEGAIN gene encoding brain-enriched guanylate kinase-associated protein isoform X3, giving the protein MALQRINQELEDKLYRMGQHYEEEKRALSHEIVALNSHLLEAKVTIDKLSEDNLPSEFQEHVSLHMEKQGCSLPSALCRPAYADSVPACVLAKVLEKPDPGSLSSHLSDASARDLAFRDRLEKPGPRPPYKGDIYCSDTALYCPEERRRDRRPSADGPVTDVGFLRAQHSTDSAAEEEEEPEAAAYPAGYRHEAFGGYAASLPTSSSYSSFSATSEEKERAQASTLTASQQAVYLNSRDELFGRTPPAAYGSSPRYASAAAAAAAPLEAEAAPGFARTVSPYPAEPYRFPVSPGPQPALMPPNLWNLRAKPGSARLAAEDARGQWRPLSVEDIGAYPFPAAAAAAAPGRASPGGFDDRYFGAGGGPGEKAEGRASPLYASYKADSFSEGDDLSQGHLAEPRYLRAAGDLSLSPGRSAEPLPGYAASEGERERLGVQLCGAGGSPEPEPSPRSSRGSLEPSSMEASPEMHPGARLSPQPAFPRTGGSGLSRKDSLTKAQLYGTLLN; this is encoded by the exons ATGGCGCTGCAAAGGATCAACCAGGAGCTGGAGGACAAGCTGTACCGCATG GGCCAGCACTATGAGGAAGAGAAACGAGCGCTGAGCCACGAGATCGTCGCCCTCAACAGCCACCTGCTGGAGGCCAAGGTGACCATCGACAAGCTCTCGGAGGACAAC CTGCCCTCAGAGTTCCAGGAGCACGTGAGCCTGCACATGGAGAAGCAGGGCTGCAGCCTGCCCTCCGCGCTCTGCCGCCCGGCCTACGCCGACAGCGTCCCCGCCTGCGTCCTCGCCAAGGTGCTGGAGAAGCCGGACCCCGGCAGCCTGTCCTCGCACCTGTCGGATGCCTCAGCCCGCGACCTGGCCTTCCGCGACAGGCTGGAAAAGCCGGGCCCCCGGCCCCCCTACAAGGGGGACATCTACTGCAGCGACACGGCCCTCTACTGCCCCGAGGAGCGGCGCCGTGACCGGCGGCCCAGCGCGGACGGGCCCGTGACCGACGTGGGCTTCCTGCGGGCCCAGCATTCCACTGACAGCGcggccgaggaggaggaggagcccgaGGCGGCGGCCTACCCCGCGGGCTACCGGCACGAGGCCTTCGGGGGCTACGCGGCCTCGCTGCCCACGTCCAGCTCCTACTCGAGCTTCAGCGCCACGTCGGAGGAGAAGGAGCGCGCCCAGGCCAGCACGCTCACCGCCTCGCAGCAGGCCGTCTACCTGAACAGCCGCGACGAGCTCTTCGGCCGCACGCCGCCCGCGGCCTACGGGAGCAGCCCGCGCTACGCCTCGGCCGCGGCTGCAGCGGCTGCGCCGCTCGAGGCCGAGGCGGCCCCGGGGTTCGCGAGGACTGTGTCGCCGTACCCCGCCGAGCCCTACCGCTTCCCGGtctcccccggcccccagcccgcCCTGATGCCCCCCAACCTGTGGAACCTGCGGGCCAAGCCGGGGTCGGCCCGGCTGGCCGCGGAGGACGCGCGCGGCCAGTGGCGGCCGCTGAGCGTGGAGGACATCGGCGCCTACCCCTTCccggccgcggccgccgccgccgcccccggccGCGCCTCGCCCGGCGGCTTCGACGACCGCTACTTCGGGGCCGGAGGCGGCCCGGGCGAGAAGGCCGAGGGCCGCGCCAGCCCCCTCTACGCCAGCTACAAGGCTGACAGCTTCTCGGAGGGCGATGACCTCTCCCAGGGCCACCTGGCCGAGCCCCGCTACCTCCGGGCGGCCGGTGACCTGAGCCTCAGCCCCGGCCGCTCGGCTGAGCCCCTGCCCGGCTACGCGGCCAGCGAGGGGGAGCGGGAGAGGCTCGGGGTGCAGCTCTGTGGGGCGGGCGGCAGCCCCGAGCCCGAGCCCAGCCCCCGGAGCTCCAGGGGTTCCCTGGAGCCCAGCTCCATGGAGGCCTCCCCGGAGATGCACCCCGGCGCccgcctcagcccccagcccgcCTTCCCTCGGACTGGCGGCTCGGGGCTCAGCCGCAAGGACAGCCTCACAAAAGCCCAGCTCTACGGGACCCTGCTCAACTGA